In the genome of Mycobacterium kansasii ATCC 12478, one region contains:
- a CDS encoding flavin monoamine oxidase family protein, with product MSQMSRRGFLAATAGVTCAVGAGGVAGCAKTAPPDNKAVLVIGAGMAGLAAARSLAGAGWPVRVIEARNRIGGRVNTTRDWGPPLEMGASWIHGTTNNPLVELARKVQAQLAPTDYNQAAELVIDPRLGPVEYRQATWRALVGQARDEVDGGSLGAALNAQAERDELSDSERAQLAYYVSTEIEDEYAADADQLSATTFDKGTYTGGPQVVITSGYDAVPRSLADGLPVILNTVVTAVVRQGNSVIVRAGDRSFEGPAAILTVPLGVLQAGAITFDPPLPDGHAHSLRALGFGVLSKSYFRFAQRTWDLENAFYQFLGADTGMWAQWLTLPAAAGPIVLAFNAGHRGRYVESSAPGELMASALPIARQLFGNDVALVDVKSSSWTLDPYALGSYSFHAPGSGLDDRRRLQEPIGDRLYLAGEAVGEDNPATVHGALLSGRHAAAELMHRLG from the coding sequence GTGTCCCAGATGTCCCGGCGGGGGTTCTTGGCGGCAACCGCGGGTGTGACCTGCGCCGTCGGGGCTGGCGGGGTCGCCGGGTGTGCCAAAACAGCGCCTCCGGACAACAAGGCGGTCCTAGTTATCGGGGCCGGAATGGCGGGGTTGGCCGCGGCGCGCAGTCTTGCCGGCGCGGGTTGGCCGGTGCGGGTGATCGAAGCCCGCAATCGGATCGGCGGCCGGGTGAACACCACCCGCGACTGGGGTCCGCCACTGGAAATGGGCGCCTCGTGGATTCACGGCACGACGAACAACCCGCTGGTTGAGTTGGCGCGCAAAGTACAGGCGCAACTCGCACCGACCGATTACAACCAGGCGGCCGAGCTGGTGATCGATCCTCGCCTAGGGCCGGTCGAGTACCGCCAGGCAACCTGGCGGGCGCTGGTGGGGCAGGCTCGCGACGAGGTCGACGGCGGCAGTCTGGGCGCCGCCCTCAACGCTCAGGCGGAGCGCGACGAGTTGTCCGATAGCGAACGCGCCCAATTGGCCTACTACGTCAGCACCGAAATCGAAGACGAGTACGCAGCGGATGCGGACCAGCTCTCCGCCACGACGTTCGACAAAGGCACGTACACCGGCGGACCGCAGGTGGTCATCACCAGCGGATACGATGCCGTGCCACGCTCACTTGCCGACGGACTTCCCGTCATCCTCAACACTGTGGTCACAGCAGTTGTGCGACAAGGCAATTCGGTGATCGTGCGCGCCGGTGACCGGTCCTTCGAAGGACCCGCCGCGATCCTCACCGTTCCGCTCGGCGTGCTGCAAGCCGGGGCGATAACCTTCGATCCGCCGCTTCCGGACGGACACGCACACTCCTTGCGAGCGTTGGGTTTTGGCGTGCTGTCCAAGAGCTACTTCCGCTTCGCGCAACGGACCTGGGACCTGGAAAACGCGTTCTACCAATTCCTGGGCGCAGACACCGGGATGTGGGCGCAATGGTTGACGTTGCCGGCCGCCGCCGGGCCGATCGTGTTGGCGTTCAACGCAGGTCACCGCGGCCGGTACGTAGAGTCCTCGGCGCCCGGTGAGTTGATGGCCTCCGCGCTGCCCATCGCCCGGCAGTTGTTCGGCAACGACGTCGCGCTCGTCGACGTCAAATCGTCGAGCTGGACCCTCGATCCCTATGCCCTTGGCTCGTACTCGTTCCACGCGCCGGGTTCCGGTCTTGACGATCGCCGTCGGCTGCAGGAACCGATCGGTGACCGGCTTTACCTCGCCGGCGAGGCCGTCGGCGAGGACAATCCGGCCACCGTGCACGGCGCCCTGCTCAGCGGTCGACACGCTGCGGCCGAATTGATGCACCGGCTGGGCTGA
- a CDS encoding alpha/beta fold hydrolase, giving the protein MKSTRGSVPNQLPDALPPSRSLTVRAADGTPLHTQVFGPPDGYPIVLTHGFVCSIRVWAYQIADLATDYRVIAFDHRGHGRSGIPRRSSYTLKHLASDLDSVLDATLAPHERALIAGHSMGGITISAWSERYRHKVLRRADAVALINTTTGDLLSKVKLLSVPRELSAARVLAGRGLINAFGGFRIPGAVRIPTQFMVALMAVGADAHPSTARLVYELFAQTSPAGRGGCARMLVQELGPRHINLDGLTVPTLVIGSKRDRLTPISQSRKIASAAPNVFDLVELPGGHCSMLEQHHEVNRHLRTLAESVTRNSAVRRISS; this is encoded by the coding sequence ATGAAGTCCACCCGCGGCAGTGTGCCGAACCAGTTGCCCGATGCGTTGCCGCCCAGTCGCAGCTTGACCGTTCGCGCGGCCGACGGGACTCCGTTGCACACCCAGGTGTTCGGGCCGCCGGACGGCTACCCGATTGTCTTGACGCATGGCTTCGTCTGCTCCATCCGGGTGTGGGCATATCAGATCGCCGACCTGGCCACCGACTATCGGGTGATCGCTTTCGACCACCGCGGACACGGGCGCAGCGGCATCCCGCGGCGCAGCAGCTACACCCTCAAACACCTTGCCTCCGACCTGGATTCGGTGTTGGACGCGACGCTGGCCCCGCACGAGCGGGCATTGATCGCCGGGCATTCGATGGGCGGGATCACCATCTCGGCCTGGTCGGAACGCTATCGCCACAAGGTACTCCGACGCGCCGACGCGGTCGCCTTGATCAACACGACCACCGGCGATCTGCTCAGCAAGGTGAAGTTACTGTCGGTGCCACGGGAATTGTCGGCGGCACGAGTGCTGGCCGGCCGCGGCTTGATCAACGCGTTCGGGGGATTTCGGATACCTGGCGCGGTCCGGATACCGACCCAGTTCATGGTTGCATTGATGGCCGTCGGGGCAGATGCCCACCCGAGCACTGCGCGGCTGGTCTATGAGCTTTTCGCGCAGACCTCACCGGCAGGGCGCGGCGGCTGTGCGCGGATGCTGGTGCAGGAACTGGGGCCTCGACATATCAACCTCGACGGTTTGACGGTGCCCACCCTGGTGATCGGCAGCAAGCGCGACCGGCTGACGCCGATCAGTCAGTCCCGCAAAATCGCCAGTGCCGCACCCAATGTCTTCGATCTCGTCGAGTTGCCGGGCGGCCACTGCTCGATGCTGGAACAGCATCACGAGGTGAACCGCCATTTGCGCACTCTGGCCGAATCGGTCACACGGAATTCCGCTGTCCGGCGGATCAGCTCATAG
- a CDS encoding flavin monoamine oxidase family protein produces the protein MTNPRWIADVVIVGAGFAGLAAARDLAGQGHDVLVFEGRDRVGGRSLTGNVAGLPADMGGTFVGPTQNQVLALADELRVPTIPTYHDGRNVIHWRGAVRPYRGTIPRLSLAGLLDIARLRWQFERLARGVPISAPWDAPRAHELDGVSLGQWLRAVRATASSHDLMAIMARVTWGCEPEDVSMLHATRYVRAAGGLDRLLDVENGAQQDRFAGGTQQIADLAAAGLGNRVVLDARVRRIDRHGAGVTVTSDQGQAEAGFVIVAIPPAHRAAIEFDPPLPPQYLELTRHWPQGRLSKAYAAYSTPFWRANGFSGQALSDNGPVFITFDVSPHDDGPGILMGFVDARAFDSLPTEQRRRDTLRCFASLFGDQALKPLDYADYRWGSEQFAPGGPTAAVPPGSWTKYGRLLREPVGPIHWAGTETADEWTGYLEGAVRSGRRAATEVSALL, from the coding sequence GTGACAAACCCACGCTGGATTGCCGACGTGGTCATAGTGGGTGCCGGCTTCGCTGGACTGGCGGCAGCCCGCGACCTGGCCGGTCAGGGTCATGACGTGCTGGTCTTCGAAGGCCGCGACCGCGTCGGCGGCCGCTCCCTCACCGGCAACGTCGCGGGATTACCGGCGGATATGGGCGGCACGTTCGTCGGACCCACTCAAAACCAGGTCCTGGCCCTGGCGGACGAGCTGCGAGTTCCGACCATCCCGACCTACCACGACGGCAGGAACGTGATCCACTGGCGGGGCGCGGTGCGCCCGTACCGCGGCACGATCCCCAGGCTTTCGCTGGCCGGACTGCTCGACATCGCGCGGTTGCGCTGGCAATTCGAGCGACTGGCCCGCGGCGTGCCGATATCCGCGCCCTGGGATGCGCCACGAGCGCACGAACTCGACGGCGTGTCACTGGGTCAGTGGTTGCGCGCGGTGCGCGCCACCGCGTCGTCACACGACCTGATGGCCATCATGGCCCGGGTGACCTGGGGTTGCGAACCCGAAGACGTGTCCATGCTGCACGCCACCCGTTATGTACGCGCGGCGGGCGGCCTGGACCGGCTCCTGGATGTCGAAAACGGCGCCCAGCAGGATCGGTTCGCGGGCGGCACGCAGCAGATCGCCGACCTGGCGGCGGCTGGGCTGGGAAACCGGGTGGTGCTGGATGCCCGGGTGCGTCGGATCGACCGCCACGGCGCGGGTGTGACCGTCACGTCGGATCAGGGACAGGCCGAAGCCGGGTTCGTCATCGTGGCGATCCCGCCCGCACACCGTGCGGCCATCGAGTTCGATCCCCCGCTGCCGCCGCAATACCTGGAACTCACCCGGCATTGGCCGCAGGGCCGGTTGAGCAAGGCCTATGCCGCGTATTCCACACCGTTCTGGCGAGCCAACGGATTCTCCGGCCAGGCCTTGTCCGACAACGGCCCGGTGTTCATCACCTTCGATGTCAGCCCACATGACGACGGGCCGGGCATCCTCATGGGTTTCGTCGATGCCCGCGCATTCGACTCCCTGCCCACCGAGCAGCGCCGCCGCGACACGCTGCGGTGTTTCGCCTCGCTGTTCGGCGACCAAGCGCTCAAGCCGCTCGACTACGCCGATTACCGTTGGGGCAGCGAGCAATTCGCGCCGGGCGGTCCCACCGCCGCGGTGCCGCCCGGTTCCTGGACCAAATACGGACGGTTGCTGCGCGAACCGGTCGGGCCGATTCACTGGGCCGGCACGGAAACCGCGGATGAATGGACCGGTTATTTGGAGGGCGCCGTCAGGTCCGGTCGGCGTGCGGCTACCGAAGTCTCCGCACTGCTATGA